A genomic segment from Aegilops tauschii subsp. strangulata cultivar AL8/78 chromosome 1, Aet v6.0, whole genome shotgun sequence encodes:
- the LOC109743708 gene encoding adoMet-dependent rRNA methyltransferase spb1, producing MGKAKGKQRQDEYYHLAKEQGYRSRAAFKLQQLDDRFRFLPAARAVLDLCAAPGGWMQVAVARAPAGAFVVGVDLVPIRPIRGAHSLTEDITTTKCRSAVRRLMDSKGVATFDVVLHDGSPNVGGAWAQEATAQSALVIDAVRLATMFLAPKGAFITKVFRSQDYSAIMFCLKQLFDKVEVTKPRASRGTSAEIYIICLKYKAPAKIQPELLDIKHLFSVDPEKSMPTDVLDPKSAKKRTRGGYAPGVTVLEKVGLASDFIWSEVQKPRDFLGSFTKISFDDPASLPIKNHELTTDEVKYLCEDLQVLDKNSFKHILKWRTRIRKALPSSSQVTPKVKDDVQLLQEMEEMDSDEEHQLEEMLDEAYERYVTKKVGKVKQEHKRAKQINPDADADLLEGGEDDGGNDGIDQGSDKDQDQETKPLLLCLDTEKPAEEQDVKAVVQSEYVHRSRKKGKGGKGGAKGGKG from the coding sequence atgggcaAGGCGAAGGGAAAGCAGCGGCAGGACGAGTACTACCACCTCGCCAAGGAGCAGGGGTACCGGAGCCGCGCGGCCTTCAAGCTGCAGCAGCTCGACGACCGCTTCCGGTTCCTCCCGGCGGCGCGCGCCGTGCTTGACCTCTGCGCGGCGCCGGGGGGCTGGATGCAGGTGgccgtcgcccgcgcccccgCCGGCGCCTTCGTCGTCGGCGTCGACCTCGTGCCCATCCGCCCCATCCGCGGCGCGCACTCCCTCACGGAGGACATCACCACCACCAAGTGCCGCTCCGCCGTGCGGAGGCTCATGGACTCCAAGGGGGTCGCCACCTTTGACGTCGTCCTCCACGACGGCTCGCCCAACGTCGGCGGCGCGTGGGCGCAGGAGGCCACCGCGCAGTCCGCGCTCGTCATCGACGCCGTTCGCCTGGCCACCATGTTCCTCGCCCCCAAGGGCGCCTTCATTACCAAGGTCTTCAGGTCTCAGGATTACAGCGCCATCATGTTCTGCCTGAAGCAGCTGTTTGATAAGGTCGAGGTGACCAAACCTAGAGCGAGCCGGGGCACATCGGCTGAAATTTACATCATCTGTCTGAAGTACAAAGCCCCTGCAAAGATTCAACCAGAGCTTCTTGATATCAAGCACCTGTTCAGTGTGGATCCAGAGAAGAGCATGCCTACGGATGTGCTTGATCCTAAGAGTGCCAAGAAGAGAACCCGTGGCGGGTATGCGCCTGGAGTCACGGTACTGGAGAAAGTTGGTCTGGCATCAGATTTTATATGGTCCGAAGTGCAGAAACCACGGGATTTCCTCGGTTCTTTTACTAAGATTTCATTTGATGATCCTGCATCTCTGCCTATCAAGAACCATGAGCTCACCACAGATGAGGTCAAATACCTTTGTGAGGATTTGCAGGTGCTGGATAAAAATAGCTTCAAGCATATCTTGAAGTGGCGCACACGCATAAGGAAAGCGCTGCCATCATCTTCGCAGGTTACACCAAAGGTCAAAGATGATGTTCAGCTTTTACAAGAAATGGAAGAAATGGATTCGGATGAAGAACACCAACTGGAGGAGATGCTCGATGAAGCTTATGAGCGTTATGTGACAAAAAAGGTTGGGAAAGTAAAACAAGAACACAAACGTGCGAAGCAAATCAATCCTGATGCTGATGCAGATTTGTTAGAGGGAGGTGAAGACGATGGTGGCAACGATGGCATCGATCAAGGTTCTGACAAAGATCAAGATCAAGAGACCAAACCCCTTTTATTATGTCTAGATACAGAGAAGCCAGCGGAAGAGCAGGATGTTAAAGCAGTGGTTCAGTCAGAATATGTTCACAGAAGCAGGAAGAAGGGGAAGGGTGGCAAAGGAggcgccaaaggggggaagggatGA